A window of Theropithecus gelada isolate Dixy chromosome 14, Tgel_1.0, whole genome shotgun sequence contains these coding sequences:
- the LOC112607022 gene encoding hemoglobin subunit epsilon-4-like, translating into MIARKLPDLTPWCISLLTRRLLPLACEASLGEKAGGEILGSLLVVYPWTQRYFETFGYLGSDCAIMGNLKVKAHGKKVLISFVKAVMLMDDLKGTFAMLSDLYCNKLHVDPENFLLLSNMILIILATHFSEEFTLQIQASWQEPTNAVANAVALKGH; encoded by the exons GCATTTCACTGCTGACAAGAAGGCTGCTGCCACTAGCCTGTGAAGCAAGTTTAGGTGAGAAGGCTGGAGGTGAGATTCTGGGAAG TCTCTTGGTTGTCTACCCATGGACCCAGAGGTACTTTGAAACTTTTGGCTATCTGGGCTCTGACTGTGCAATAATGGGCAACCTCAAAGTCAAGGCACATGGAAAGAAGGTGCTGATCTCCTTCGTAAAAGCTGTTATGCTCATGGATGACCTCAAAGGCACCTTTGCTATGCTGAGTGACCTGTACTGTAACAAGCTGCACGTGGACCCTGAGAACTTCCTG CTCTTAAGCAAcatgatattgattattttggCAACCCACTTCAGCGAAGAGTTTACCCTACAGATACAGGCTTCTTGGCAGGAACCCACAAATGCTGTGGCTAATGCTGTAGCCCTCAAGGGCCATTGA
- the LOC112607023 gene encoding LOW QUALITY PROTEIN: hemoglobin subunit delta-like (The sequence of the model RefSeq protein was modified relative to this genomic sequence to represent the inferred CDS: deleted 1 base in 1 codon) produces the protein MVHLTPEEKTVVSALWGKVNVDAVGGEALGRLLVVHPWTQRFFESFGDLSSPAAVMGNPKVKAHGKKVLGAFSDGLAHLDNLKGTFSQLSELHCDKLHVDPGNFRLLGNVLVCVLAHNFDKEFTLQVQAAYQKVVAGVANALAHKHH, from the exons ATGGTGCATCTGACTCCTGAGGAGAAGACTGTTGTCAGTGCCCTGTGGGGCAAAGTGAATGTGGATGCAGTTGGTGGTGAGGCCCTGGGCAG GTTACTGGTAGTCCACCCTTGGACCCAGAGATTCTTTGAGTCTTTTGGGGATCTGTCCTCTCCTGCTGCTGTT ATGGGCAACCCTAAGGTGAAGGCTCATGGCAAGAAGGTGCTAGGCGCCTTTAGTGATGGCCTGGCTCACTTGGACAACCTCAAGGGCACTTTTTCCCAGCTGAGTGAGCTGCACTGTGACAAGCTGCACGTGGATCCTGGGAACTTCAGG CTCCTGGGCAACGTGCTGGTGTGTGTGCTGGCCCACAACTTTGACAAGGAATTCACCCTACAGGTGCAGGCTGCCTATCAGAAGGTGGTGGCTGGTGTGGCTAATGCCCTGGCTCACAAGCACCATTGA